In the Longimicrobiales bacterium genome, one interval contains:
- a CDS encoding cupin domain-containing protein, producing MPERYDVWAMEPVEIKPGYFGRAITSEHTTHMYWEIEADRPLPEHAHPHEQIVNMIEGTYELVIGGESYVLNAGDVLVIPGGVPHGGRSHTACKILDVFSPVREEYR from the coding sequence ATGCCGGAACGCTACGATGTGTGGGCCATGGAGCCCGTTGAAATCAAGCCGGGATACTTCGGTCGGGCGATCACGTCCGAACACACCACCCACATGTATTGGGAGATCGAGGCGGATCGGCCTCTGCCGGAGCACGCACATCCGCACGAACAGATCGTGAACATGATTGAGGGTACGTACGAACTCGTGATCGGCGGTGAGTCGTATGTACTCAACGCAGGTGACGTGCTCGTGATTCCTGGAGGGGTGCCGCACGGCGGCCGGTCGCACACCGCGTGCAAGATTCTCGACGTGTTCTCTCCGGTGCGCGAGGAATATCGGTAG
- a CDS encoding DUF1080 domain-containing protein, with amino-acid sequence MGGYAEERPEPGAEAACLTLFAGVLPADFVRALVMAAALLGILMTPLGAQEAVSIFNGESLDGWTIHGTELWYVDGGDLICESGPDAQYGYLRTDETYQDFELTLEFKQEADGNSGVFFRSTIDGVRISGWQAEVAPPGLYTGGIYESYGRGWLIQPEADRDAALKMGDWNEMRIRVVGDHVTTWINGTEMIDLVDEGIGKGAGHIALQIHDGGGIKVRWRNLKVAEL; translated from the coding sequence ATGGGCGGATATGCAGAGGAGCGTCCTGAGCCGGGCGCCGAAGCTGCCTGCTTGACCTTGTTTGCCGGCGTGCTCCCTGCGGACTTCGTTCGTGCGCTTGTGATGGCGGCAGCCTTACTCGGCATCCTCATGACGCCCCTTGGGGCCCAGGAGGCCGTGTCCATCTTCAACGGCGAGAGCTTGGACGGGTGGACCATCCACGGCACCGAGCTCTGGTATGTCGACGGAGGTGACCTGATCTGTGAGAGCGGCCCGGACGCTCAATACGGGTACCTCCGTACCGACGAGACCTACCAAGACTTCGAACTCACACTCGAGTTCAAACAGGAGGCCGACGGCAACTCAGGAGTGTTCTTCCGCTCCACTATCGATGGCGTCCGTATCAGCGGCTGGCAGGCCGAAGTCGCACCGCCGGGGCTGTACACGGGGGGTATCTACGAATCATACGGACGCGGTTGGCTGATCCAGCCAGAAGCGGACCGTGACGCGGCACTCAAGATGGGCGATTGGAACGAGATGAGAATCAGGGTCGTAGGGGATCATGTAACGACCTGGATCAACGGCACCGAGATGATCGACCTCGTGGACGAAGGAATCGGAAAGGGCGCGGGTCACATCGCCCTCCAGATCCACGACGGGGGCGGCATCAAGGTCCGCTGGCGCAACTTGAAGGTGGCTGAGCTTTGA
- a CDS encoding DUF1028 domain-containing protein — MATHTGPSASEWAGHRTGRYVSAQGNILAGEDVVNSMVEAFETTEGHLSLRLMAALEAGQAAGGDRRGMQSAAMLIVKEAGGVWLNNDVVLRLQVDDSEEPIAELRRLVEIAARRRERVRGR, encoded by the coding sequence GTGGCCACGCACACAGGGCCGAGTGCCTCAGAGTGGGCGGGGCATAGGACTGGTCGGTACGTCTCCGCTCAAGGCAACATCCTCGCGGGCGAAGATGTCGTGAACTCCATGGTCGAGGCGTTTGAGACGACGGAGGGGCACCTTTCGCTGAGGCTCATGGCGGCGCTCGAAGCAGGTCAGGCCGCGGGAGGGGATCGCCGAGGTATGCAGAGTGCCGCGATGCTCATCGTCAAAGAAGCCGGCGGCGTGTGGTTGAACAACGATGTGGTATTGCGGCTCCAGGTGGACGATTCCGAAGAGCCCATTGCCGAACTTCGTCGGTTGGTAGAGATCGCTGCTCGCCGACGGGAGCGGGTCCGAGGGCGTTAG
- a CDS encoding DUF1028 domain-containing protein codes for MALGAVLALATLSASVAGQAATATGVTSEEVERGPPIATFSILGYDPETGEVGGAVQSRVFAVGNGVLWAEANVGVVVTQAIVDVSYAPQSIELLRQGLSPAEVVETVLANDPDPRPDNWSKLGRQFSVNGMPPAMWPRTQGRVPQSGRGIGLVGTSPLKATSSRAKMS; via the coding sequence GTGGCTCTCGGCGCCGTGCTGGCTCTCGCGACGCTGTCGGCTAGCGTCGCCGGACAGGCTGCCACTGCAACGGGGGTCACCTCCGAAGAGGTTGAGCGCGGGCCACCAATCGCCACGTTTTCCATCCTGGGTTACGACCCGGAGACGGGTGAGGTCGGTGGGGCGGTTCAGTCCCGCGTGTTCGCCGTCGGCAACGGGGTTTTGTGGGCGGAAGCGAACGTGGGCGTCGTGGTGACCCAGGCGATCGTCGACGTCAGTTACGCTCCCCAGAGCATCGAGCTACTCCGCCAGGGTTTGTCCCCAGCCGAAGTGGTCGAGACGGTCCTCGCGAACGACCCTGATCCGCGACCGGACAATTGGAGCAAACTGGGGCGTCAATTCTCAGTTAATGGGATGCCACCGGCGATGTGGCCACGCACACAGGGCCGAGTGCCTCAGAGTGGGCGGGGCATAGGACTGGTCGGTACGTCTCCGCTCAAGGCAACATCCTCGCGGGCGAAGATGTCGTGA
- a CDS encoding type II toxin-antitoxin system VapB family antitoxin: protein MATNLALDPDLLEEAFVVSGERTKKAAVTKALKEFVARRRQMDILDLFDALDWDPYDFKTKRTRS, encoded by the coding sequence ATGGCCACGAACCTCGCGTTGGACCCCGATTTACTCGAAGAAGCCTTTGTTGTCAGCGGTGAACGCACGAAGAAGGCGGCGGTCACGAAGGCTCTGAAAGAGTTCGTAGCGCGCCGTCGGCAAATGGATATCCTCGACTTATTCGACGCCTTGGACTGGGACCCCTACGACTTCAAGACCAAGCGTACACGGTCGTGA
- a CDS encoding DUF1080 domain-containing protein encodes MTTNTTSTLAFIAAVTLLGSGACAGSGEETADASAEDTAAAEVAHNSLSAEEAAGGWTLLFDGEAMDQWRGYGRDGLPETWIVENGEMVLQASSGNMDGGDIITVAEYTDFELTFDFKVGPSGNSGVFYRAVETDGKGLWQVSAEYQVLDDPAYPESDDWDPRTHRTGENYDLEAADNRIVHPIGEWNSGKIVARGNTVQHWLNGTMTVEYELYSEKWNGQVEASKFSVEEHYARAPSGSIGLQDHGTPVWYRNMKIRAME; translated from the coding sequence ATGACCACGAATACGACTAGCACGCTCGCCTTTATAGCGGCCGTCACCTTACTTGGTTCGGGAGCCTGCGCCGGTAGCGGAGAAGAAACCGCTGACGCGTCCGCAGAGGACACAGCTGCGGCAGAGGTAGCCCACAATTCGCTGTCCGCCGAAGAAGCGGCAGGAGGGTGGACGCTGCTCTTCGACGGTGAAGCCATGGACCAGTGGCGCGGCTACGGGCGTGATGGCTTGCCCGAGACCTGGATCGTCGAGAACGGCGAAATGGTGCTTCAGGCATCCAGCGGGAACATGGACGGCGGTGACATCATCACAGTCGCCGAGTACACGGACTTTGAGTTGACCTTCGATTTCAAAGTGGGCCCCAGCGGAAACAGTGGCGTCTTCTACCGCGCTGTGGAGACTGACGGGAAGGGTCTTTGGCAGGTCTCCGCCGAGTACCAAGTGCTGGACGACCCGGCTTATCCTGAGTCCGACGACTGGGATCCACGTACGCACCGGACCGGGGAGAACTACGACCTCGAGGCCGCTGACAACCGAATTGTCCATCCGATTGGCGAATGGAATTCCGGGAAGATCGTCGCACGGGGGAATACGGTGCAGCACTGGCTCAACGGCACAATGACCGTCGAATACGAGCTGTACTCTGAAAAGTGGAACGGCCAAGTCGAGGCGAGCAAGTTCAGCGTTGAGGAGCACTATGCGCGGGCCCCGTCCGGCTCCATTGGCCTGCAGGACCACGGCACGCCGGTGTGGTATCGGAATATGAAAATCAGGGCGATGGAGTGA
- a CDS encoding amidohydrolase family protein, which produces MRMRAVVAATLMSVAACAAPADGPKDVLLTADRGIDGLGEPISPAQVLIRGDRIVAVGSAVNAAGDVEVIDLGDVTLLPGLIDSHVHITYAFAGEPRDTETGIVGASSAEALLLSGFTTVRTLGSPDFSDVLLRDGINAGIVPGPRLLVSGQGMTDGVVVAAEGDRVDEGVATEEEVRAFVRRGIESGIDWLKIFASRSSRSGGTPNYSQEQLEWAIDEASQAGLPTSAHAHAAEAARRAIEAGARTIEHGSLVDETVLDLMIERGAFYSPNLYLSEYYLANGDRMGFSEEALEWTARLLPPRTAIFTTAVERGVPIIFSTDANRGWVWSGDTAIEFVRRVEAGQSTKDAIVSATSRAAEALQIPDVGDLAAGKYADVIAVLGDPLQDINALRSTVFVMKGGEIYRRPAG; this is translated from the coding sequence ATGCGTATGCGGGCCGTTGTCGCGGCGACGCTGATGTCTGTTGCGGCTTGTGCCGCTCCAGCGGATGGGCCGAAAGACGTTCTGCTTACTGCAGATCGGGGGATCGACGGTCTCGGAGAACCGATTTCGCCAGCTCAGGTCCTGATTCGTGGTGACCGAATTGTGGCAGTAGGCTCCGCGGTTAACGCCGCGGGCGATGTTGAGGTTATTGATCTGGGCGACGTGACGTTGTTGCCTGGGTTGATCGACAGTCACGTACACATCACGTACGCCTTTGCGGGCGAGCCACGGGATACGGAGACCGGTATCGTGGGGGCGTCTTCGGCCGAAGCCCTTCTCTTAAGCGGGTTTACCACGGTCAGAACACTCGGCAGTCCCGACTTCTCCGATGTGCTCCTCAGAGACGGCATCAATGCCGGAATCGTCCCCGGTCCGCGATTGCTCGTTTCCGGCCAGGGCATGACGGACGGGGTCGTGGTCGCCGCGGAGGGCGACCGCGTTGACGAAGGAGTCGCGACGGAGGAAGAAGTCCGAGCTTTTGTTCGCAGGGGTATCGAATCCGGAATCGACTGGCTCAAGATCTTCGCGAGCCGTAGCAGTCGGTCCGGGGGCACCCCCAACTACTCCCAAGAACAGCTGGAGTGGGCCATCGACGAGGCTTCGCAGGCGGGACTTCCGACATCGGCGCACGCACACGCCGCCGAGGCAGCGCGACGGGCCATTGAGGCCGGGGCCCGGACTATTGAACACGGATCGCTGGTCGACGAAACCGTTCTCGATCTGATGATCGAACGGGGGGCGTTCTATTCACCGAACCTGTACTTGTCGGAGTACTACCTTGCGAACGGCGACCGCATGGGCTTTTCGGAGGAGGCGCTGGAGTGGACCGCGCGGCTGCTCCCGCCACGGACGGCGATATTCACCACCGCTGTTGAGCGGGGCGTCCCGATCATCTTCAGCACTGACGCCAATCGTGGATGGGTGTGGTCGGGAGATACGGCCATCGAATTCGTGCGTCGGGTCGAGGCGGGCCAGTCGACCAAGGACGCGATCGTCAGTGCCACGTCCCGTGCTGCTGAGGCTCTCCAAATACCGGATGTGGGCGACCTGGCTGCGGGGAAGTACGCAGATGTGATCGCGGTCCTCGGTGATCCGCTCCAGGACATCAATGCGCTTCGGAGTACGGTCTTTGTGATGAAGGGCGGAGAGATCTACCGGAGGCCCGCGGGGTGA
- a CDS encoding Gfo/Idh/MocA family oxidoreductase translates to MTDPRPPQSRRKFLGSLAAGAVAAGATPHVLSARDLRDVHIIPGRRRFSANDQVNLAVIGAGGMGNADVNTALQIPGVKLVAAADCFDGRLQDIKDRHGADVFTSRDYREILARDDIDAVIIGTPDHWHQRISIDAMRAGKGVYCEKPMVHKISEGAELVRVQQETGMTFQVGSQGMSSLGNEKAKQLLEEGAIGELNYAEGFWARNDPIGAWQYPIPETASEETVDWDMFLGGAPQRDYDPLRIFRWRNYRDYGTGVSGDLFVHLFSSLHFVTSSHGPRKVMAQGGLRYWKDGREVPDVLLGMFDYPESAMHPAFNLSLRVNFVDGTSGSTFLRLVGNEGAMDVTWTDVVLRRNKSVGATDVFSQMKSDEAGQVVAARKSMLPPAESVYTAEAGYKGAHYDHFTTFFNGVRDGTPVVEDATFGLRAAAPALACNDSYFDEKVISWDPEVMEVL, encoded by the coding sequence ATGACCGATCCGCGCCCACCACAGTCACGTCGCAAGTTCTTGGGCAGTCTCGCCGCGGGTGCAGTCGCAGCTGGCGCGACCCCCCACGTCTTGAGTGCACGCGACCTGAGAGACGTCCACATCATACCAGGCCGCCGCCGATTCTCCGCCAACGATCAGGTCAATCTGGCTGTGATCGGAGCCGGCGGGATGGGGAACGCCGACGTCAACACGGCCCTGCAGATTCCTGGCGTAAAGCTCGTGGCAGCAGCGGACTGCTTCGATGGCCGGCTGCAGGACATCAAGGACCGGCACGGGGCGGACGTCTTCACTTCGCGGGACTACCGCGAGATCCTCGCTCGGGACGACATCGACGCGGTGATCATTGGAACACCCGATCACTGGCACCAGCGCATTTCCATCGATGCGATGCGGGCCGGGAAGGGCGTGTACTGCGAGAAGCCAATGGTGCATAAGATCTCGGAGGGCGCAGAGTTGGTGCGCGTGCAGCAAGAGACCGGAATGACGTTCCAGGTCGGAAGCCAAGGCATGAGTTCGCTCGGCAACGAGAAGGCGAAACAACTTCTCGAAGAGGGCGCCATTGGTGAACTCAACTACGCCGAAGGCTTCTGGGCACGGAACGATCCGATCGGGGCCTGGCAGTATCCCATCCCGGAGACCGCCTCCGAAGAGACAGTCGACTGGGACATGTTCCTGGGTGGCGCACCCCAACGAGACTACGACCCGCTTCGGATCTTCCGATGGAGGAACTACCGGGACTACGGCACCGGAGTCTCAGGTGATCTCTTCGTGCATCTCTTCTCGAGCCTGCACTTCGTGACGTCTTCACATGGGCCACGGAAAGTCATGGCCCAAGGTGGACTCAGGTATTGGAAGGACGGGCGCGAGGTGCCAGACGTCTTGCTCGGCATGTTCGACTACCCCGAATCTGCAATGCACCCGGCCTTCAACCTGTCGCTGCGCGTGAACTTCGTGGACGGCACTTCGGGTAGCACCTTCCTGCGACTCGTAGGGAACGAAGGTGCCATGGACGTCACGTGGACAGATGTGGTCCTGCGTCGGAACAAGTCTGTGGGTGCGACGGATGTCTTCAGTCAGATGAAGTCCGACGAAGCCGGCCAGGTCGTCGCCGCTCGCAAATCAATGCTTCCGCCCGCCGAGAGCGTCTACACTGCGGAAGCGGGCTACAAGGGCGCTCACTACGACCACTTCACCACCTTCTTCAACGGTGTCCGTGACGGCACGCCGGTCGTGGAAGATGCCACCTTCGGACTGCGCGCCGCTGCGCCTGCCCTTGCCTGCAACGACTCCTACTTCGACGAAAAGGTGATCTCTTGGGATCCCGAAGTGATGGAAGTGTTATGA
- a CDS encoding M1 family aminopeptidase: MRAWRSALVIGLVLVAAASSSTPDDYPRRIGIDIEHYRFELALADDSDEIAGRATVTVLFTGSGVVDLPLDLTSIASGGRGMEVLSVMSDGASLDFTHRSDVLNIRLAETGRAGGRVSVTIDYRGVPVAGLQIGPNKYGDRTFFSDNWPNRVHNWLPTVDHVGEKATSEFLVTAPAHYQVVSNGLVLEETDLGNGNRLTHWKQSVPISPWLFVLGVARFAVQQVDDFQGKQIQTWVYAQDRDAGFYDFAVPTKQVLEFYDEYVGPFAYEKLANITSPATGGGMEAASAIMYSDNSVTGERTDRWRNVVIHEIAHQWFGNAVTEADWDDVWLSEGFATYFTLLYREHAYGRDDFVSGLQQAADRIWPMYVDAPEYRIVHDDLADMALVTSGITYQKGAWVLHMLRKRMGDEAFWEGIRTYYARYMNGTTSTDQFMEVMEEASGQDHQVFFDQWLRQGGNPSLQGWWVYDETAQAVRVELNQVQDVGSFVMPLEIGVDMDGDQIADVMETVEITGDLQRFVISVPGEPVNVRLDPDTWALFQSDFGPRGR, translated from the coding sequence ATGCGCGCTTGGCGTTCTGCATTGGTCATTGGTCTCGTATTGGTGGCGGCTGCGTCGTCGAGTACGCCTGACGACTACCCCCGCCGGATCGGAATCGACATAGAGCACTACCGGTTTGAGCTCGCGCTTGCTGACGACTCGGACGAGATCGCCGGGCGTGCGACCGTGACCGTTCTGTTCACCGGAAGTGGCGTTGTCGACTTGCCGCTGGACCTGACGTCGATCGCCTCAGGTGGCCGGGGAATGGAGGTCCTTTCGGTGATGTCCGACGGAGCCTCTTTGGACTTCACACACCGGTCTGACGTCCTCAACATCCGCCTCGCCGAGACGGGTCGGGCTGGGGGACGCGTGAGCGTCACGATCGACTACCGTGGGGTTCCGGTAGCCGGCCTCCAGATCGGTCCGAACAAGTACGGTGACCGGACCTTCTTCAGCGACAATTGGCCTAACCGAGTTCACAATTGGTTGCCGACCGTGGACCACGTCGGTGAGAAGGCCACGAGTGAATTCTTGGTCACTGCTCCGGCCCATTATCAGGTCGTGTCGAACGGACTCGTTCTCGAAGAGACGGACCTCGGCAACGGGAACCGCCTGACGCACTGGAAGCAGTCGGTCCCCATCTCGCCGTGGCTCTTCGTGCTCGGCGTCGCCCGATTCGCCGTCCAACAAGTGGACGACTTCCAGGGCAAGCAGATCCAAACCTGGGTCTATGCTCAGGACCGGGACGCAGGCTTCTACGACTTCGCCGTCCCCACGAAACAGGTCCTCGAGTTTTACGACGAGTATGTGGGGCCGTTCGCCTACGAGAAGCTGGCGAACATCACATCGCCGGCCACAGGCGGAGGCATGGAGGCGGCGTCCGCCATCATGTACAGCGATAACTCTGTCACCGGCGAGCGCACGGACAGGTGGCGGAACGTCGTCATCCACGAGATCGCACATCAGTGGTTCGGAAACGCGGTAACAGAGGCCGACTGGGACGACGTATGGCTGAGTGAAGGCTTCGCCACCTACTTCACGCTGCTCTACCGAGAGCACGCGTATGGTCGGGACGATTTCGTTTCCGGACTTCAGCAGGCTGCCGACCGGATCTGGCCGATGTACGTGGATGCCCCGGAATACCGCATCGTACATGACGATTTGGCTGACATGGCGCTCGTTACCAGCGGAATTACCTACCAAAAGGGTGCCTGGGTCCTCCATATGCTTCGGAAACGCATGGGGGACGAGGCGTTTTGGGAGGGAATCCGGACCTACTACGCTCGTTATATGAACGGAACGACTTCCACGGATCAGTTCATGGAGGTCATGGAAGAGGCCTCAGGTCAGGATCATCAGGTGTTCTTCGATCAGTGGCTTCGGCAGGGAGGCAATCCGTCGCTCCAAGGCTGGTGGGTCTACGATGAGACTGCCCAGGCGGTCCGGGTCGAGCTGAATCAGGTCCAAGACGTCGGTTCGTTCGTGATGCCGCTCGAGATCGGGGTCGACATGGACGGTGATCAGATCGCAGATGTAATGGAAACCGTTGAAATCACTGGCGATTTACAACGTTTTGTGATCTCCGTGCCCGGTGAGCCGGTGAATGTCCGCCTGGATCCAGATACCTGGGCGCTCTTTCAGTCGGACTTCGGTCCGAGGGGGCGGTAG
- a CDS encoding PIN domain-containing protein produces the protein MRLLVDTSVWSLAFRNNAPSTLPKIRRLAQALREGEQVFTTGLVLQELLQGFPDDEARDLILERFSVLPHVVPDGRDYVDAAELRRRLASEGLRIGTIDALLAQLCLRHDLTLLTTDLAFNRVAEMTSLSVVRGGAA, from the coding sequence GTGAGACTCCTCGTAGACACCTCCGTGTGGTCTCTCGCATTTCGCAACAACGCCCCGTCCACGCTCCCCAAGATTCGCAGACTCGCTCAGGCGCTCCGGGAAGGTGAGCAGGTGTTCACGACGGGGCTCGTCCTTCAAGAACTGCTCCAAGGCTTCCCTGACGACGAGGCTCGCGACCTGATTCTGGAGCGCTTTAGTGTACTCCCGCACGTCGTCCCGGACGGACGAGACTACGTGGACGCGGCTGAGCTCCGCCGCCGGCTAGCGTCGGAAGGACTCCGTATCGGAACGATCGATGCCCTTCTGGCTCAGCTCTGCCTGAGGCACGATCTGACGCTCCTCACGACAGACCTCGCGTTCAATCGTGTCGCGGAGATGACGTCGCTGTCGGTCGTGCGGGGAGGGGCAGCGTAA
- a CDS encoding SRPBCC family protein, producing MSRQSKSIEISRPIGVVFAYLDDVDREHEWQPRLESATKDPPGPSQVGTRKSYVSEFLGRRTQNTYVVREMGPGWRIVYATTSDSTVDATSEVECEATSDGTMITMSVEASPRGALKLIPSAALEKAARDQLDAMLTLLKERLEAV from the coding sequence GTGAGCAGACAGTCCAAGAGCATCGAAATCAGTCGACCGATCGGAGTCGTCTTCGCGTACCTGGACGATGTCGACCGGGAACACGAATGGCAGCCTCGTCTCGAGTCGGCCACGAAAGACCCTCCGGGGCCAAGCCAGGTGGGCACTCGGAAAAGCTATGTGAGCGAGTTCCTTGGGCGCCGGACCCAGAACACCTATGTGGTCCGAGAGATGGGGCCCGGGTGGCGCATCGTCTATGCGACGACTTCGGACTCCACCGTAGACGCGACATCTGAAGTCGAGTGCGAAGCGACCTCGGACGGCACGATGATCACAATGTCCGTCGAAGCCAGTCCTCGTGGCGCGCTGAAGCTGATTCCATCCGCCGCGCTCGAGAAGGCGGCTCGCGACCAGCTCGACGCGATGCTCACTCTGTTGAAGGAGCGCCTAGAGGCGGTCTAA
- the cysK gene encoding cysteine synthase A has translation MSVHQREPGRGRIYDDFAATMGDTPLVRVPRLKEKYGVGADILLKCEFFNPLGSVKDRIGVAMIEAMEEQGILNKNSTIVEPTSGNTGIALAFVAASKGYRCILTMPETMSVERVQMMKHLGAEIVLTPAAEGIGGAFAAADRLTEEIDGAVQAGQFVNPANPEVHRRTTALEIWNDTDGKVDVFVSGVGTGGTITGVSEVLKEKNPNLHSVALEPVTSPVLSGGEPGPGNMIQGIGAGFAPDVLNMDLVDEVMTIVNEDAFAMARDVAKVEGLPCGISAGAAIWAAIQIAKRAGMDDKTIVVVLPSFAERYVSTDLFSDD, from the coding sequence ATGTCCGTACATCAACGAGAGCCCGGCCGCGGCCGGATTTATGACGATTTTGCAGCGACTATGGGTGACACACCCCTTGTTCGTGTGCCGCGACTCAAGGAGAAGTACGGTGTTGGCGCTGACATCCTGCTCAAATGTGAGTTTTTCAACCCGTTGGGCTCCGTGAAAGACCGCATCGGGGTGGCCATGATCGAAGCAATGGAAGAACAAGGCATTCTGAACAAAAACTCCACGATCGTGGAGCCGACATCCGGAAATACTGGGATCGCACTGGCGTTCGTGGCCGCATCCAAGGGATATCGGTGCATTTTGACGATGCCGGAGACGATGTCTGTCGAACGGGTGCAGATGATGAAGCATTTGGGCGCTGAAATCGTGCTGACGCCGGCCGCGGAAGGAATCGGCGGAGCATTTGCCGCTGCGGATCGTCTCACGGAGGAAATTGACGGTGCAGTCCAAGCCGGTCAGTTCGTGAACCCGGCCAATCCTGAGGTGCACCGGCGGACGACTGCGCTCGAGATTTGGAATGACACGGACGGGAAGGTGGACGTCTTCGTGTCAGGCGTCGGGACCGGCGGAACGATCACCGGGGTGTCCGAGGTTCTGAAAGAGAAGAACCCGAACCTCCACTCTGTTGCCCTCGAGCCGGTGACAAGCCCGGTCCTCTCCGGAGGTGAACCGGGCCCTGGGAACATGATCCAGGGCATTGGTGCTGGCTTCGCACCCGACGTTCTCAACATGGACCTCGTGGACGAAGTGATGACGATCGTGAACGAGGATGCTTTCGCGATGGCGAGGGACGTCGCGAAGGTCGAGGGGCTTCCTTGCGGGATTTCCGCAGGGGCTGCGATCTGGGCTGCGATTCAGATTGCCAAGCGCGCTGGGATGGACGACAAGACGATCGTCGTAGTGCTGCCGTCCTTCGCTGAGCGCTACGTCTCGACGGACCTCTTCTCGGACGATTAG
- a CDS encoding M20/M25/M40 family metallo-hydrolase has product MTNRLFTTCSGWCAVAALALAAPVDASAQVDLEALQDEAVAWLQEYIGINTINPPGNETRGAEFFAEIFKAEGIEYEMAESAPGRGNIWARLEGGDEEALVLIHHMDVVPADERFWTTDPLSGELRDGYIYGRGALDTKTGGILHLATFLALHRSGIPLKRDVMFVATADEEAGGFFGAGWLVENRPEIFEGVGFLLNEGGGGGVVDGKIQFGVEVTQKVPYWLRLTTVANPGHGSSPQVTYAAVEMVAALERLRVHEFKARIIPAVDVHFKGSAGDHPEPWRTRFADIATAIEQPGVLRELQAYQPWMHTLTRNTCSITRFEGSSKINVVSPEVWAEIDCRLLPDQDPDAWLAEMGGVLGPDVEIEVLMGFSPAVSSTDTELYRTVQDVTLETFPGANFVPQVSGGFTDSHFFRDLGIVSYGYEATATPEADGSGVHGNDERVTEENVRRGVAMTLQILERFAATRPIMEEY; this is encoded by the coding sequence ATGACGAACAGACTCTTCACGACCTGCAGCGGATGGTGTGCCGTTGCCGCTCTCGCCCTCGCTGCACCGGTCGACGCGTCGGCCCAAGTCGATCTAGAAGCGCTCCAGGACGAGGCCGTAGCCTGGCTGCAGGAGTACATCGGCATCAACACGATCAACCCGCCCGGGAACGAGACGCGTGGCGCCGAGTTCTTCGCGGAGATCTTCAAGGCCGAGGGGATCGAATACGAGATGGCGGAGTCCGCCCCAGGACGGGGAAATATCTGGGCTCGGCTCGAGGGAGGCGACGAGGAAGCCCTGGTGCTTATCCACCACATGGATGTCGTTCCGGCGGATGAGCGCTTTTGGACGACGGATCCGCTCTCCGGCGAACTGCGAGACGGATACATCTATGGCCGAGGGGCGTTGGATACTAAGACCGGAGGTATTCTGCATCTCGCCACATTTCTCGCGTTGCACCGGTCCGGCATCCCGTTGAAGCGCGACGTGATGTTCGTGGCTACTGCGGATGAGGAAGCAGGTGGTTTCTTCGGAGCGGGGTGGCTCGTCGAGAACCGCCCGGAGATCTTCGAAGGCGTCGGCTTTCTCCTGAATGAAGGCGGCGGTGGTGGGGTCGTCGATGGGAAGATCCAGTTCGGGGTCGAGGTGACTCAGAAGGTCCCCTACTGGCTGCGTCTGACGACGGTCGCGAACCCCGGGCACGGATCGAGTCCTCAAGTGACCTACGCCGCGGTAGAAATGGTGGCGGCGCTCGAGCGTCTCCGGGTCCATGAATTCAAGGCGCGCATCATCCCGGCGGTCGACGTGCACTTTAAGGGCTCCGCTGGCGACCATCCCGAGCCGTGGCGCACGCGTTTCGCTGACATTGCTACTGCGATTGAGCAGCCAGGCGTCCTGAGGGAGCTTCAGGCGTATCAACCCTGGATGCATACGCTGACGAGGAATACGTGCTCGATCACGCGCTTCGAAGGCAGCTCCAAGATCAATGTTGTGTCGCCGGAGGTTTGGGCGGAGATCGATTGCCGACTCCTTCCAGACCAGGACCCCGACGCCTGGCTGGCGGAGATGGGAGGGGTGCTCGGGCCCGACGTTGAGATCGAAGTACTGATGGGCTTCAGCCCCGCGGTGTCGAGCACCGACACAGAGCTCTATCGAACCGTCCAAGACGTCACGCTGGAGACGTTTCCGGGAGCCAATTTCGTCCCCCAGGTTTCGGGTGGTTTCACGGACAGCCACTTCTTCCGCGACCTGGGAATTGTCAGCTATGGCTACGAGGCGACCGCGACTCCTGAGGCAGATGGAAGCGGTGTCCACGGAAATGATGAGCGCGTTACCGAAGAGAACGTCCGCCGCGGTGTGGCGATGACCCTACAGATTTTGGAGCGGTTCGCCGCGACACGACCGATCATGGAGGAGTACTGA